The Thermus filiformis genome contains a region encoding:
- a CDS encoding methylated-DNA--[protein]-cysteine S-methyltransferase: MWIQTSLVPLWLELSPRGVRRLEPAFYPQDPFPQNPSPLAREVEARIRAYFQGLRPGFSDLPLDYAGLSPWRVSVYEWVRGIPYGEVRSYKEVGQALALPARAVGMALRTCPFFLLVPAHRVVHADGRLGGFAGLEGLKARLLRLEGLDLTPDGHLKGGKRGAF; this comes from the coding sequence ATGTGGATCCAGACCTCCCTGGTCCCCCTGTGGCTCGAGCTCTCCCCCCGGGGCGTCCGCCGCCTCGAGCCGGCTTTCTACCCCCAAGACCCCTTCCCCCAGAACCCCTCCCCCCTGGCCCGGGAGGTGGAGGCCCGGATCAGGGCCTACTTCCAGGGCCTGAGGCCGGGGTTCTCCGACCTTCCCCTGGACTACGCCGGGCTCAGCCCCTGGCGGGTGTCGGTCTACGAGTGGGTGCGGGGCATCCCCTACGGGGAGGTGCGAAGCTACAAGGAGGTGGGCCAGGCCCTGGCCCTGCCCGCCCGGGCGGTGGGGATGGCCCTCAGGACCTGCCCCTTCTTCCTCCTCGTCCCCGCCCACCGGGTGGTCCACGCGGACGGCCGCCTGGGGGGGTTCGCGGGCCTCGAGGGCCTCAAGGCCCGGCTTCTGCGCCTGGAAGGGCTAGACCTCACGCCAGACGGCCACCTCAAAGGGGGGAAGCGGGGGGCCTTTTAG
- a CDS encoding DUF2325 domain-containing protein has product MPEAFRQYLRETFGVSAPLSPGRFESELAKRVGSPARRAPLLKAWKRYLGGGGLEGVRSFYQEVLKVPKGEALVYAMHLPYLEFYAQEVPPRVEGRVLEVGAFTGALVGYLQRERPDLFWHALEGVEEAWALGRRRFPQVAWHLGWAEEWEAPEAFDTLLLLSVFPEGYLGDWEGHLEPEAFWRAFRFFPRMEALARLLKPGGLLVYGHGPFLGKSLEGVEEGLRLLGFTGVERVGDGDYALVLARRPEALRAPGEVRTEEAEAPPQEEPVLAGGLEAAREALEAGAYQEALALLPEGAEGEAAYLRGRALFALGRYLEAEEALRRAGREEAEALRAWVWVELGEYQKALPRLEAQAYRGGRHRLYLGRAYLGLGRYADALRQFVESGLEEAGIHVRASLERIQERMERFAREGEWAEVSRRAEFVEDLDPGLLTKGMLRLGLRAALLQGLWARSWRYARRLADLDEAEGFLGLALSALHLRSAAEATGGEGLKEVEPYLTEALARAELPEALLLLGILREKEGRLLEALALLERAARRGEGEVAGLAYHHLARVKRALGHPPLEVLGDYKRAHAHRAYPPYFLYQMAREALEAGAEVLARELLSRVKDAGLKEVEEKDLLGLVGLVERLEGPWEAFRLVFEAIARTPGAGLELLGLAYRLSRAFPETEEAERVRGEYLAFLYREGRVLEAEALLLEELKTRPQALDTLFDLAEHHERKGDWKEAAEFWQKALEVALYREKDLGLAKEILRNLIFLRPHDESLLLYLEELRAASQKAALLGEEAVPIPQKEELLEEGLPRFHGEYLLVVGGHTQLRSRLLPFLEAQGLRVDWFDSDQQASGREALRRIQSRLEKAHGLMIVSSYVGHDLSEPVRAEAERLGVPVYVIPGRARGMTGFLRALAEFAPQVFKRALKGVQ; this is encoded by the coding sequence ATGCCGGAAGCCTTCAGGCAGTACCTGCGCGAGACCTTTGGCGTGTCCGCCCCCCTTTCCCCGGGGCGGTTTGAGAGCGAGCTGGCCAAGCGGGTGGGAAGCCCCGCCCGCCGGGCCCCCCTCCTTAAGGCCTGGAAGCGGTACCTGGGAGGCGGTGGCCTCGAGGGGGTGCGAAGTTTTTACCAGGAGGTCCTGAAGGTCCCCAAGGGGGAGGCCCTGGTCTACGCCATGCACCTCCCCTACCTGGAGTTCTACGCCCAGGAGGTGCCCCCCCGGGTGGAGGGCCGGGTCCTGGAGGTGGGGGCCTTCACCGGGGCCCTGGTGGGGTACCTGCAAAGGGAGAGGCCCGACCTCTTTTGGCACGCCCTCGAGGGGGTGGAGGAGGCCTGGGCGCTGGGGCGGAGGCGGTTTCCCCAGGTGGCCTGGCACCTGGGCTGGGCCGAGGAGTGGGAGGCCCCGGAGGCCTTTGACACCCTTCTCCTCCTCTCCGTCTTCCCCGAAGGGTACCTGGGGGACTGGGAGGGCCACCTGGAGCCGGAGGCCTTTTGGCGGGCCTTCCGTTTCTTCCCCCGGATGGAGGCCCTGGCCCGCCTCTTGAAGCCCGGGGGGCTTCTGGTCTACGGGCACGGCCCCTTCCTGGGGAAGAGCCTCGAGGGGGTGGAGGAGGGGCTCCGCCTCCTGGGCTTCACGGGGGTGGAGCGGGTGGGGGACGGGGACTACGCCCTGGTCCTGGCCCGCAGGCCCGAGGCCCTGCGGGCGCCGGGGGAGGTCCGGACGGAGGAGGCGGAAGCCCCGCCCCAGGAGGAGCCGGTCCTCGCGGGGGGGCTGGAGGCGGCCCGCGAGGCCCTGGAGGCGGGGGCCTACCAGGAGGCCCTGGCCCTCCTCCCCGAGGGGGCGGAGGGGGAGGCGGCCTACCTGAGGGGCCGGGCCCTCTTCGCCCTGGGCCGCTACCTGGAGGCGGAGGAGGCCCTGAGGCGGGCGGGGCGGGAGGAGGCGGAGGCCCTCCGGGCCTGGGTCTGGGTGGAGCTGGGGGAGTACCAGAAGGCCCTGCCCCGCCTCGAGGCCCAGGCTTACCGGGGGGGGAGGCACCGGCTCTACCTGGGCCGGGCCTATCTGGGCCTGGGCCGGTACGCGGACGCCCTGCGCCAGTTCGTGGAGTCGGGCCTGGAGGAGGCCGGGATCCACGTCCGGGCTTCATTGGAGAGGATCCAGGAGCGCATGGAGCGGTTCGCCCGGGAGGGGGAGTGGGCGGAGGTGAGCCGCCGGGCGGAGTTCGTGGAGGACCTGGACCCGGGCCTCCTCACCAAGGGGATGCTCCGCCTGGGGCTCCGGGCGGCCCTTCTGCAGGGGCTCTGGGCCCGCTCCTGGCGGTACGCCCGCCGCCTGGCCGACCTGGACGAGGCGGAGGGGTTCTTGGGCCTGGCCCTTTCCGCCCTCCACCTCCGCTCCGCCGCCGAGGCCACGGGGGGCGAGGGGCTTAAGGAGGTGGAGCCCTACCTCACCGAGGCCCTGGCCCGGGCGGAGCTTCCCGAAGCCCTCCTCCTTTTGGGCATCCTGCGGGAGAAGGAGGGGCGGCTCCTCGAGGCCCTGGCCCTCCTGGAGCGGGCGGCCCGGCGGGGGGAGGGGGAGGTGGCGGGCCTGGCCTACCACCACCTGGCCCGGGTCAAGCGGGCCCTGGGCCACCCCCCCTTGGAGGTCCTGGGGGACTATAAGCGGGCCCACGCCCACCGGGCCTACCCCCCCTACTTCCTCTACCAGATGGCCCGGGAGGCCCTGGAGGCGGGGGCCGAGGTCCTGGCCCGGGAGCTCCTCTCCCGGGTGAAGGACGCGGGGCTTAAGGAGGTGGAGGAGAAGGACCTACTGGGCCTGGTGGGGCTGGTAGAGCGGCTCGAGGGGCCCTGGGAGGCCTTCCGCCTGGTCTTTGAGGCCATCGCCCGCACCCCCGGGGCGGGGCTGGAGCTTCTGGGCCTGGCCTACCGCCTCTCCCGCGCCTTCCCCGAGACGGAGGAGGCGGAGCGGGTCCGGGGGGAGTACCTGGCCTTCCTCTACCGGGAGGGGCGGGTTTTGGAGGCGGAGGCCCTCCTCCTCGAGGAGCTCAAGACCCGGCCCCAGGCTCTGGACACCCTGTTTGACCTGGCGGAGCACCACGAGCGCAAGGGGGACTGGAAGGAGGCGGCGGAGTTCTGGCAGAAGGCCTTGGAGGTGGCCCTCTACCGGGAGAAGGACCTGGGGTTGGCCAAGGAGATCCTGCGCAACCTGATCTTCCTGAGGCCCCACGACGAGAGCCTCCTCCTCTATCTGGAGGAGCTCCGGGCGGCCTCCCAGAAGGCGGCCCTTCTGGGGGAGGAGGCCGTCCCCATCCCCCAAAAGGAGGAGCTTCTGGAGGAGGGGCTTCCCCGCTTCCACGGGGAGTACCTCCTGGTGGTGGGGGGGCACACCCAGCTCCGAAGCCGCCTTTTGCCTTTTTTGGAGGCGCAGGGTCTGCGGGTGGACTGGTTTGACTCGGACCAGCAGGCCTCGGGCCGGGAGGCCCTCAGACGCATCCAGAGCCGGTTGGAGAAGGCCCACGGCCTGATGATCGTCTCCAGCTACGTGGGGCACGACCTGTCCGAGCCGGTCCGGGCTGAGGCGGAGCGGCTGGGGGTCCCGGTCTACGTCATCCCGGGCCGGGCCCGGGGGATGACCGGGTTCCTGCGGGCCCTGGCCGAGTTCGCCCCCCAGGTGTTCAAGCGGGCCCTGAAGGGCGTACAGTAG
- a CDS encoding menaquinone biosynthesis family protein produces the protein MELGFSPCPNDTFIFYALVHGLVEAPRPLRPVLEDVETLNRWALEGRLPLTKLSYAAYGRVRDRYVALRSGGALGRGVGPLLVARRPLARLEGARVAVPGRNTTAFLLLSLWAEDFQPVEVRYDRIMPMVASGEVEAGLIIHESRFTYPEYGLVKLLDLGEWWEEWTGLPLPLGAILARRDLGEEEIRAWDRAVRQSLEYALAHPEKTLPYLKAHAQELSEEVIWAHVRTYVNAFSLDVGEEGERAVRRLFQEAEARGVVPPSSLPPFL, from the coding sequence ATGGAGCTCGGCTTCTCCCCCTGTCCCAACGACACCTTCATCTTCTACGCCCTGGTGCACGGCCTGGTGGAGGCCCCCCGCCCCTTGAGGCCCGTCTTGGAGGACGTGGAGACCCTGAACCGCTGGGCCCTGGAGGGGAGGCTTCCCCTCACCAAGCTCTCCTACGCCGCCTACGGCCGGGTGCGGGACCGGTACGTGGCCCTGAGGAGCGGGGGGGCCTTGGGAAGGGGGGTGGGCCCCCTCCTGGTGGCCCGGCGGCCCCTGGCCCGCCTCGAGGGGGCGCGGGTGGCCGTGCCCGGCCGGAACACCACCGCCTTCCTCCTCCTCAGCCTCTGGGCCGAGGACTTCCAGCCGGTGGAGGTCCGCTACGACCGGATCATGCCCATGGTGGCCTCGGGGGAGGTGGAGGCGGGCCTCATCATCCACGAGAGCCGCTTCACCTACCCGGAGTACGGCCTGGTGAAGCTTCTGGACCTGGGGGAGTGGTGGGAGGAGTGGACCGGCCTGCCCCTGCCCCTGGGGGCGATCCTGGCCCGGCGGGACCTGGGGGAGGAGGAGATCCGGGCCTGGGACCGGGCGGTGCGGCAGAGCCTGGAGTACGCCCTGGCCCACCCCGAAAAGACCCTTCCTTACCTCAAGGCCCACGCCCAGGAGCTCTCCGAGGAGGTGATCTGGGCCCACGTGCGGACCTACGTGAACGCCTTCAGCCTGGACGTGGGGGAGGAAGGGGAGCGGGCGGTGCGGCGCCTTTTCCAGGAGGCGGAGGCCCGGGGGGTGGTCCCGCCCTCGAGCCTCCCGCCTTTTCTGTAA
- the gmk gene encoding guanylate kinase, giving the protein MRGRLFVMTGASGVGKGTVRAKVLERTRLFYSISMTTRPPRPGERHGVDYYFVDEAAFLDLVAKDGFLEYARYVDHYYGTPRKPVERALARGEDVLLEIEVQGALQVRKRLPEAVLIFLVPPSLSELRRRLVLRGKDTPEKIAKRLARAEEEIRSAHLFDYVVVNEVVEEAVGEFLAILKAERRKTPYMEEALRRALSRDPDLESELDEIERRL; this is encoded by the coding sequence ATGCGGGGGCGGCTTTTTGTCATGACGGGGGCCAGCGGGGTGGGGAAGGGGACGGTCCGGGCCAAGGTCCTGGAGAGGACCCGGCTTTTCTACTCCATCTCCATGACCACCCGCCCCCCCAGGCCGGGGGAGCGGCACGGGGTGGACTACTACTTCGTGGACGAGGCCGCCTTCTTGGACCTGGTGGCTAAGGACGGCTTCCTGGAGTACGCCCGGTACGTGGACCACTACTACGGCACCCCAAGGAAGCCGGTGGAGCGGGCCCTCGCCCGGGGGGAGGACGTCCTTTTGGAGATCGAGGTCCAGGGGGCGCTCCAGGTGCGGAAGCGCCTGCCGGAGGCGGTCCTCATCTTCCTCGTTCCCCCCTCCCTTTCCGAGCTAAGGCGGCGGCTCGTCCTCCGGGGCAAGGACACGCCGGAGAAGATCGCCAAGCGCCTGGCCCGGGCCGAGGAGGAGATCCGCTCCGCCCACCTCTTTGACTACGTGGTGGTGAACGAGGTGGTGGAAGAGGCGGTGGGAGAGTTTTTGGCCATCCTAAAGGCGGAGCGGCGCAAGACCCCCTACATGGAGGAGGCCCTGAGGCGGGCCCTTTCCCGGGACCCCGATTTAGAATCGGAGTTGGACGAGATAGAAAGGAGGCTCTGA
- a CDS encoding glycoside hydrolase family 13 protein, whose product MTPLWSRGAFFYQVFPDRFFRSGPPGLPTPTGPFEPWEAPPSLRGFKGGTLWGVADKLPYLADLGVEALYLNPVFTSTANHRYHTVDYFQVDPVLGGNPALRHLLERAHSLGIRVILDGVFNHSGRGFFAFQHLLENGEKSPYRDWYRVHGFPLNAYGGAPNYEAWWGNPELPKFNHQNPQVRAYLLEVAEHWVRFGIDGWRLDVPNEIGDLEFWRAFRRRVKMANPEAYLVGEIWEEAQEWLQGDIFDATMNYPLARALLGFAGGEDLDRNLAAQSGLGPLEPLQALAFSHRLERLFGLYREEVVQSQLNLLTSHDTPRLLALLRGHRARARLALSLLFLLPGSPMVYYGEEIGMEGGHDPENRAGMVWEEGRWDRDLWERVRRMARLRKEFPELRTAPYTRVYAVDGHLAFARGRLLLVANATPEPFPQDLPLHGLWPRGGEAGDLLDLLSGARARVEGGRLKGPPLPPFEVAVWREV is encoded by the coding sequence GTGACGCCCCTTTGGAGCCGAGGCGCCTTCTTTTATCAGGTCTTCCCCGACCGGTTCTTCCGCTCTGGCCCCCCCGGCCTGCCCACCCCCACCGGCCCCTTCGAGCCCTGGGAGGCCCCGCCCAGCCTGCGGGGGTTCAAGGGGGGAACGCTCTGGGGGGTGGCGGATAAGCTCCCCTACCTGGCCGACCTGGGGGTGGAGGCCCTCTACCTCAACCCCGTCTTCACCTCCACCGCCAACCACCGCTACCACACCGTGGACTACTTCCAGGTGGACCCGGTCCTGGGCGGCAACCCGGCCCTGCGGCACCTCTTGGAAAGGGCCCACAGCCTGGGGATACGGGTCATCCTGGACGGGGTCTTCAACCACTCGGGCCGGGGGTTCTTCGCCTTCCAGCACCTCCTGGAGAACGGGGAAAAGAGCCCCTACCGGGACTGGTACCGGGTGCACGGCTTCCCCCTAAACGCCTACGGGGGCGCCCCCAACTACGAGGCCTGGTGGGGCAACCCCGAGCTCCCCAAGTTCAACCACCAGAACCCCCAGGTGCGGGCCTACCTTTTGGAGGTGGCGGAGCACTGGGTCCGCTTCGGCATAGACGGCTGGCGGCTGGACGTGCCGAACGAGATCGGCGACCTGGAGTTCTGGCGCGCCTTCCGCCGCCGGGTGAAGATGGCCAACCCCGAGGCCTACCTGGTGGGGGAGATCTGGGAGGAGGCCCAGGAGTGGCTCCAGGGGGACATCTTTGACGCCACCATGAACTACCCCCTGGCCCGCGCCCTGCTGGGCTTCGCGGGCGGGGAGGACCTGGACCGGAACCTCGCGGCCCAAAGCGGCCTCGGCCCCCTCGAGCCCCTCCAGGCCCTGGCCTTCAGCCACCGGTTGGAGAGGCTCTTCGGCCTCTACCGGGAGGAGGTGGTCCAGAGCCAGCTCAACCTCCTCACCTCCCACGACACCCCCAGGCTCCTCGCCCTCCTGCGGGGCCACCGGGCCCGGGCCCGGCTCGCCCTCAGCCTCCTCTTCCTCTTGCCGGGAAGCCCCATGGTCTACTACGGGGAGGAGATCGGGATGGAGGGGGGGCACGACCCGGAAAACCGGGCGGGGATGGTCTGGGAGGAGGGGCGCTGGGACCGGGACCTTTGGGAGCGGGTCCGGCGGATGGCGCGGCTCAGGAAGGAGTTCCCCGAGCTCAGGACCGCCCCCTACACCCGGGTCTACGCGGTGGACGGGCACCTGGCCTTCGCCCGGGGGAGGCTTCTTTTGGTGGCGAACGCCACGCCCGAGCCCTTCCCCCAGGACCTCCCCCTGCACGGCCTCTGGCCCCGGGGGGGCGAGGCGGGGGACCTCCTGGACCTCCTGAGCGGGGCCCGGGCCCGGGTGGAGGGGGGCAGGCTAAAAGGCCCCCCGCTTCCCCCCTTTGAGGTGGCCGTCTGGCGTGAGGTCTAG
- the bshC gene encoding bacillithiol biosynthesis cysteine-adding enzyme BshC, which translates to MKEVPLRALGLFTEEDLAQRLEVPRPQDRSPLVQALGAYLRRLGAPEEALERLQALVRPEGRAILTGQQPGLLGGPALTFYKAHTALALSQGQARPVAPVFWVASQDHDVEEVRHLHLLYPGEEERLFTLSLPLPPRPLGRIPLEPYREALREALAPFPRDERLEHALEAPTLSEFFARILLAYLGPRGLLVFDPMAEELAPLLVEGLLEELEDPLASAEAINREALRIRALGGRPVLTRKPGATNLFLETDERRLLFYEGGVFTDGKRRYTRKELKELLLSDPTRITPAAGLRPVLQDRLFPTAALVAGPNELLYLAELSGVYALHRVPLPAFVRRLSALVVEPPVGRILRKYRLDPWAFVEREEAFLEALVPHLEEVMRFEERIRRLAEEAKALAEEAALLRPGLARPLARFRARVLGEGERLLRKALRQRLLEDEVLARHLHRLRLHLRPLGAPQERVYPFVMYVLKHPVALERLAALPALGRHRIDLD; encoded by the coding sequence GTGAAGGAGGTGCCCCTGAGGGCCCTGGGCCTTTTCACCGAGGAGGACCTGGCCCAGAGGCTCGAGGTGCCAAGGCCACAGGACCGCTCCCCCTTGGTCCAGGCCCTGGGGGCCTACCTGCGCCGCCTGGGGGCCCCCGAGGAGGCCTTGGAGCGGCTTCAGGCCCTGGTCCGGCCGGAGGGGAGGGCCATCCTCACCGGGCAGCAGCCGGGGCTTCTGGGGGGGCCCGCCCTCACCTTCTACAAGGCCCACACCGCTTTGGCCCTCTCCCAGGGACAGGCCCGCCCCGTGGCCCCGGTCTTCTGGGTGGCCTCCCAGGACCACGACGTGGAGGAGGTGCGCCACCTCCACCTCCTGTACCCAGGGGAGGAGGAGCGCCTCTTCACCCTTTCCCTCCCCCTGCCGCCCAGGCCTTTGGGCCGGATCCCCCTCGAGCCCTACCGGGAGGCCCTCCGGGAGGCCCTGGCCCCCTTCCCCCGGGACGAGCGGCTGGAGCACGCCCTCGAGGCCCCGACCCTTTCCGAGTTCTTCGCCCGCATTCTCCTGGCCTACCTGGGCCCCCGGGGGCTTCTGGTCTTTGACCCCATGGCGGAGGAGCTGGCCCCCCTTTTGGTGGAGGGGCTTCTGGAGGAGCTGGAGGACCCCCTGGCCTCCGCGGAGGCCATCAACCGGGAGGCCCTCCGGATCCGCGCCCTGGGGGGGCGGCCGGTCCTGACCCGGAAGCCCGGGGCCACCAACCTCTTCCTGGAAACGGACGAGCGCCGCCTCCTCTTCTACGAGGGGGGGGTCTTCACCGACGGAAAGAGGCGCTACACCCGCAAGGAGCTGAAGGAGCTCCTCCTTTCCGACCCCACCCGGATCACCCCCGCCGCCGGGCTTAGGCCCGTTTTGCAGGACCGCCTCTTTCCCACGGCGGCTTTGGTGGCGGGGCCGAACGAGCTTTTGTACCTGGCGGAGCTTTCCGGGGTCTACGCCTTGCACCGGGTTCCCCTGCCCGCCTTCGTCCGGCGGCTTTCCGCCCTGGTGGTGGAGCCCCCGGTGGGACGGATCCTGCGGAAGTACCGGCTGGACCCCTGGGCCTTCGTGGAGCGGGAAGAGGCCTTTTTGGAGGCCCTCGTGCCCCACCTGGAGGAGGTGATGCGGTTTGAGGAGCGGATCCGGCGGCTTGCGGAGGAGGCCAAGGCCTTGGCCGAGGAGGCGGCCCTCCTCCGCCCGGGCCTGGCCCGCCCCCTGGCCCGGTTCCGGGCTCGAGTCCTGGGGGAGGGGGAGAGGCTTTTGCGCAAGGCCCTCCGCCAGAGGCTTCTGGAGGACGAGGTCCTGGCCCGCCACCTCCACCGGCTCCGGCTCCACCTGCGCCCCTTGGGCGCGCCGCAGGAGCGGGTCTACCCCTTCGTCATGTACGTGCTCAAGCACCCCGTGGCCCTGGAGCGGCTCGCGGCCCTTCCCGCCTTGGGCCGGCACCGGATAGACTTGGACTGA
- a CDS encoding SpoIID/LytB domain-containing protein, whose product MPLGKFRFFLALLLAPLSLLSLGQAGQEADVWVRVLLQEAPPAGVAVGTPEGEVRLRPVPGGVWAEGRVVDRLVLPGPFRLEGRSYRGSLVVLPSASRLLLVNALPLEEYLLGVLPVEMPKSFPRQALMAQAVLARTYAISRLNPQAPYDLCATELCQVYGGMGVETPVHREAVEATRGQVVSLPAEGTPRAISALYHSDSGGMTAASEEVYGRFVPYLRPRPDPFSPRRAWEVRLPWGRLSEALGLSGKGTPPPGEGFSVLKRSESGRAYRVRILGKEVEGPEATRLLRALGLPSTLIEEVQPGPEGVLVRGRGAGHGLGLSQWGAKGMAEAGYGYREILGYYFPGTFLSELWVR is encoded by the coding sequence ATGCCTTTAGGTAAGTTCAGGTTCTTCCTCGCCCTCCTCCTGGCCCCCCTGTCCCTCCTCTCCCTGGGCCAGGCCGGCCAGGAGGCGGACGTCTGGGTCCGGGTCCTCCTCCAGGAGGCCCCCCCGGCTGGGGTGGCGGTGGGGACACCGGAGGGGGAGGTCCGGCTGAGGCCGGTCCCGGGCGGGGTCTGGGCGGAGGGGAGGGTGGTGGACCGCCTGGTCCTTCCCGGGCCCTTCCGCCTCGAGGGCCGGAGCTACCGGGGAAGCCTTGTGGTCCTTCCTTCCGCCTCCCGCCTCCTCCTGGTCAACGCCCTCCCCCTGGAGGAGTACCTCCTGGGGGTCCTGCCCGTGGAGATGCCCAAAAGCTTCCCCCGACAGGCCCTCATGGCCCAGGCGGTCCTGGCCCGCACCTACGCGATAAGCCGCCTGAACCCCCAGGCCCCCTACGACCTCTGCGCCACGGAGCTCTGCCAGGTCTACGGGGGGATGGGGGTGGAGACCCCGGTCCACCGGGAGGCGGTGGAGGCCACTCGGGGCCAGGTGGTCAGCCTGCCGGCGGAGGGAACCCCCAGGGCCATCTCCGCCCTCTACCACTCGGACAGCGGGGGGATGACCGCGGCCAGCGAGGAGGTCTACGGCCGCTTCGTCCCCTACCTGAGGCCCCGGCCCGACCCCTTCAGCCCCCGCCGGGCCTGGGAGGTCCGGCTCCCTTGGGGCCGGCTTTCCGAGGCCCTGGGGCTTTCGGGAAAAGGGACCCCGCCCCCTGGGGAAGGGTTTTCCGTCCTCAAGCGGAGCGAGAGCGGCCGCGCCTACCGGGTCCGGATCCTGGGGAAGGAGGTGGAGGGGCCGGAGGCCACCCGCCTCCTCCGCGCCTTGGGCCTCCCCTCCACCCTGATTGAGGAGGTCCAGCCGGGGCCGGAGGGGGTCCTGGTCCGGGGCCGGGGGGCCGGGCACGGCCTGGGCCTTTCCCAGTGGGGGGCCAAGGGGATGGCGGAGGCCGGGTACGGCTACCGGGAGATCCTGGGCTACTACTTCCCCGGCACCTTCCTTTCCGAGCTTTGGGTACGGTAG
- the rpoZ gene encoding DNA-directed RNA polymerase subunit omega, whose protein sequence is MAEVGIDQMLGMVDSKYRLTVVVAKRAQQLLRYRFRNTALAPEERPKMHTLEGLKDDPNAVTWAMKELLLGRLVFGENLVPEDRLQKELDRLYPVAEEEKEK, encoded by the coding sequence ATGGCAGAGGTGGGGATTGACCAGATGCTCGGCATGGTGGACTCCAAGTACCGCCTGACGGTGGTGGTGGCCAAGCGGGCCCAGCAGCTTTTGCGCTACCGCTTCCGCAACACCGCCTTGGCCCCGGAGGAGCGGCCCAAGATGCACACCCTCGAGGGCCTTAAGGACGACCCCAACGCGGTCACCTGGGCCATGAAGGAGCTCCTTTTGGGCCGGCTGGTCTTCGGGGAGAACCTGGTGCCCGAGGACCGGCTCCAGAAGGAGCTGGACCGGCTCTACCCGGTGGCGGAGGAGGAAAAGGAGAAGTAA
- a CDS encoding Crp/Fnr family transcriptional regulator: MASPLGRLSEEARREVMRLARPFRLRRGEVLFYPQDPAHAVYLVEEGLIRLFLLGRKDEEATLALLGPGGLLGEAAFFGGTYGAYAEPLVYTEGVSFSGRELALLMNKSPEVARLFLELGLERLKEAERRLAEQRLLPVFARLARLLLRHFPDGEVPLSHQDLAALVGATRETVTKLLGEWALKGILELGYRKVQVVDKEALARMLEEV; encoded by the coding sequence ATGGCGTCCCCTTTGGGCCGGCTTTCCGAGGAGGCGCGGCGGGAGGTGATGCGCCTGGCCCGCCCTTTTCGCCTGCGGCGGGGCGAGGTGCTCTTCTACCCCCAGGACCCCGCGCACGCGGTCTACCTGGTGGAGGAGGGGCTGATCCGCCTCTTCCTCCTGGGCCGGAAGGACGAGGAGGCCACGCTGGCCCTCCTGGGCCCCGGGGGGCTTCTGGGGGAGGCGGCCTTCTTCGGCGGGACCTACGGGGCCTACGCGGAGCCTTTGGTCTACACCGAGGGGGTCTCCTTCTCCGGCCGGGAGCTGGCCCTCCTGATGAACAAAAGCCCCGAGGTGGCCCGGCTCTTCCTGGAGCTCGGCCTGGAGCGGCTGAAGGAGGCCGAGAGGCGGCTTGCGGAGCAGCGCCTCCTCCCGGTCTTCGCCCGGCTGGCCCGCCTCCTCCTCCGCCACTTCCCGGACGGGGAGGTGCCCCTGAGCCACCAGGACCTGGCCGCCCTGGTGGGGGCCACCCGGGAGACGGTGACCAAGCTTTTGGGGGAGTGGGCCCTTAAGGGGATCTTGGAGCTCGGGTACCGGAAGGTCCAGGTGGTGGACAAGGAGGCCCTGGCCCGGATGTTGGAGGAGGTGTGA